From Kamptonema formosum PCC 6407, a single genomic window includes:
- a CDS encoding ComEC/Rec2 family competence protein, which translates to MNQTVGVIICLAYILGLLFTAIPWGGFLMLAWGLAATFAVPKLLRNYYQNSSKKQKTKGKTDNPPSLLIFPKWLWLIAGIVGFLASIYLQVRSPQPATDDISNLIPANGSAEEVVVTIRGTVASTPRLTRSGRSQFWLETTQVSEINGSKGAAEVNRPASGQLYVTVPLLQTTGVYPGDAIEVTGALYKPQPPSNPGAFDFRAYLAREGAFAGLKGRQTIAIAQTQSKWGWWALRQRIVRSQLLHLGVPEGPLVSAIALGKQAVDLAYDIRDYFVQVGLAHAIAASGTQVSMVLALVLSLTRRFSKQIQFSCGVGALLLLVGLTGLEPSVSRAALMGFGTLLALVIQRQVKPIGLLLLAATILLLINPLWIWDLGFQLSFLATLGLLVTAPAIMKWLDWLPPAIASIIAVPIACSIWVLPLQLYIFNVVSPYSILVNIIAAPLLWIVSIGGMISALAALIWPPAGSALASLLHYPAKGLIEVAQYFSQLPGNSVAVGTLSELQLIALYGIIGLVWFFGSRKEAEKKQEKGRRKKRRGKKEEEEKISPAPPLPRSPAPLLLPLAILAAIGIVILPTWQTQASLFQATVLATSGEPVLVIQDRGQVTLINSGDENTVRFTLLPFLQQQGINQVNFAIAANSHLGLSSGWSKLIERLPIKTFYDNPAPQETYYTTNQPFLSAIQNRQGVYLPLQINHKINIGSAELQLLNAEAPVIELVINGQTWLLVGDIEAEPQKRLVATGNLKPAQVLWWSGETLTAELLQAIKPQVAIASANSLDSDAATRLHQANTKIFWTGRDGALVWTPAQGFKTTLDSDGADASLL; encoded by the coding sequence ATGAATCAAACAGTCGGTGTTATTATATGTTTAGCCTACATCTTGGGGTTACTGTTTACAGCAATTCCCTGGGGTGGCTTCTTGATGCTAGCTTGGGGCTTAGCGGCAACTTTCGCTGTGCCTAAATTATTGCGAAATTATTATCAAAATTCAAGCAAAAAACAAAAAACTAAAGGCAAAACAGATAATCCGCCCTCATTATTAATCTTTCCTAAATGGCTGTGGTTGATAGCAGGAATTGTCGGATTTCTAGCTAGCATTTATTTACAAGTGCGATCGCCACAACCTGCAACCGACGACATCAGTAATTTAATTCCTGCTAATGGTAGCGCTGAAGAGGTAGTCGTTACTATTCGCGGTACAGTTGCCAGCACCCCCCGCCTGACTCGCTCCGGGCGATCGCAATTCTGGCTAGAAACCACTCAAGTCAGCGAAATCAACGGTAGCAAAGGAGCCGCAGAGGTAAATCGCCCCGCCAGCGGCCAACTCTACGTTACAGTGCCTTTGCTTCAGACAACAGGCGTTTACCCTGGAGATGCGATCGAAGTCACGGGAGCTCTATACAAACCCCAACCGCCATCGAATCCGGGAGCTTTTGATTTTCGAGCATATTTAGCAAGAGAAGGGGCTTTTGCGGGCCTTAAAGGGCGACAAACGATCGCGATCGCACAAACCCAAAGTAAGTGGGGATGGTGGGCTTTACGGCAGCGAATCGTGCGATCGCAGCTACTCCATCTAGGCGTACCCGAAGGCCCTCTAGTCAGCGCGATCGCCCTCGGCAAACAAGCAGTAGATTTAGCTTACGACATCCGCGACTATTTCGTACAAGTTGGGTTAGCCCACGCGATCGCCGCCTCTGGTACTCAAGTCTCTATGGTTTTGGCTTTGGTACTGAGTTTAACCAGGCGTTTTTCCAAACAAATACAATTTAGTTGTGGTGTTGGCGCTTTACTTTTGTTAGTGGGATTAACAGGCTTAGAACCTTCAGTAAGTCGTGCTGCTTTAATGGGTTTTGGAACTTTATTAGCCTTGGTAATTCAAAGGCAAGTAAAACCCATCGGTTTGTTATTATTAGCTGCTACAATTTTACTATTAATCAATCCGCTCTGGATTTGGGATTTAGGCTTTCAACTAAGTTTTTTAGCAACCTTGGGATTATTAGTTACTGCTCCGGCAATCATGAAATGGTTGGATTGGCTACCGCCTGCTATCGCTTCTATAATTGCCGTTCCTATCGCCTGCTCAATTTGGGTATTACCCCTACAACTTTATATTTTTAATGTTGTATCACCTTACAGCATTTTAGTCAATATTATTGCCGCTCCTTTGCTGTGGATAGTTAGTATTGGCGGCATGATTAGCGCTTTAGCCGCATTAATTTGGCCGCCAGCCGGAAGTGCTTTAGCTTCATTGCTGCACTATCCAGCTAAAGGGTTAATTGAGGTTGCTCAATATTTCTCCCAATTACCCGGAAACTCGGTAGCAGTAGGCACTCTGTCAGAATTACAGTTGATAGCACTCTATGGAATAATAGGCTTAGTTTGGTTTTTTGGAAGCAGGAAAGAAGCAGAAAAGAAGCAGGAAAAAGGAAGAAGGAAGAAGAGAAGAGGAAAGAAGGAAGAAGAAGAGAAAATCTCCCCCGCTCCCCCGCTCCCCCGCTCCCCCGCTCCCCTGCTTCTACCTTTGGCTATCCTGGCGGCTATTGGGATAGTAATTCTTCCTACTTGGCAAACTCAGGCATCTCTATTTCAAGCAACAGTGTTAGCGACATCTGGAGAACCTGTTTTAGTGATTCAAGATCGGGGACAAGTCACCCTAATTAACAGCGGTGATGAAAATACAGTAAGATTTACATTGCTGCCATTTTTGCAGCAACAAGGTATTAATCAAGTTAATTTCGCGATCGCAGCTAATTCCCATTTAGGTTTGAGCAGCGGTTGGTCAAAATTAATCGAACGTTTGCCGATTAAAACATTTTATGATAATCCAGCTCCCCAAGAAACTTATTACACAACTAATCAGCCATTTCTGAGTGCTATACAAAATCGTCAAGGAGTTTACTTACCTTTACAAATTAATCATAAAATTAACATCGGTTCCGCAGAATTGCAGTTACTCAATGCTGAAGCACCCGTGATAGAATTAGTAATTAATGGACAAACGTGGTTATTAGTAGGAGACATCGAGGCCGAACCTCAAAAAAGATTAGTTGCAACCGGAAACTTAAAGCCAGCTCAAGTGCTTTGGTGGTCGGGAGAAACGCTGACTGCTGAGTTATTGCAGGCGATAAAACCGCAAGTTGCGATCGCATCCGCCAATTCCCTCGATTCAGACGCAGCAACACGGTTACACCAAGCTAATACCAAAATATTCTGGACAGGACGAGATGGTGCTCTCGTTTGGACACCAGCACAGGGTTTTAAGACTACCTTGGACTCTGACGGCGCAGACGCATCCTTACTTTGA
- a CDS encoding DUF4079 domain-containing protein, with amino-acid sequence MSVEQIVNLSELLEPIASQFRSLGIPEPVTHWGHPLMMGIVVFVMGSYVGFSGWRGRLVADKDVAIKSRSDHRKLAPWMFLFMALGYTGGLLSLVMQHQPVMESPHFWTGSVVLILLAINAVISLTNFGGNQVTLRAVHAYLGTTALALMLVHAAFGLNLGLSI; translated from the coding sequence GTGAGTGTCGAGCAAATCGTGAATCTGAGTGAACTTTTAGAACCGATAGCCAGCCAGTTCCGCAGTCTAGGAATTCCTGAACCCGTTACCCATTGGGGACATCCTCTCATGATGGGTATCGTTGTTTTTGTTATGGGTAGTTATGTCGGATTTTCGGGATGGCGAGGAAGATTGGTTGCTGATAAAGATGTGGCGATTAAAAGCCGTTCCGATCACCGCAAACTTGCACCTTGGATGTTTTTGTTCATGGCTTTAGGCTATACTGGCGGTTTGCTTTCGCTGGTGATGCAGCATCAGCCAGTAATGGAAAGCCCCCATTTTTGGACGGGTTCAGTTGTGCTGATTTTACTAGCTATTAATGCCGTGATTTCTTTAACAAATTTCGGCGGAAATCAAGTAACTCTCCGTGCTGTTCATGCTTATTTAGGAACTACGGCGCTTGCTCTTATGTTAGTCCATGCAGCATTTGGTTTAAATCTCGGTTTGTCTATTTAG